The Silene latifolia isolate original U9 population chromosome X, ASM4854445v1, whole genome shotgun sequence genome contains the following window.
attaagtgcaacaaaacattggttcacAAATTCAACATTTTGCTTATGCAATTACAAATCATTACACATACTAACGTACACTAGAATTTAAAACATCATACTACATGAACAGGGGATGTCATCGACAAATTCTAACATATCTGCGTAGATAATATCCGAACATTAAATGTAATCACTAGCTTTAGAGAAATGAGCCTTCTTCGCATGATCAGCAACAGTTTCATGGCAATCGTTGTGCTCGAACATAAGTAATGTGCATAGATATTTGTATCGTAACACTTTAAGCACGCTCCGCTGCAAAACAGAAGCCAACAATTAACAAGATAAGCAAAACACAATGaacatgaatttctttaaaataagaaccaacactcacatcatttttcatcaggccacatttccaagagattaatcccataaatgtttccatgtgtctcattgtgtatataccacagtcatcaacattgtagttatttctccaactaagctttgcaacaatgggatccatagccaacacaatgttgctagagtcagaagtttttgggttctcacccaaaaaccttccaaaagcatcaatctatgacaaaatattataaacCAGTGTTAAGCGTGACTAATAGTCAAAAGTCAATAGAACAACAAAAATGTGTCAAATTCAAACATACTGTTAACAgtggagatacaccatatttcttgatggcatcttcatctgagagtgagttgtcaagaatgacgaaacacttcctcaccaggtcaaccacgtataagaaaaagtgtttctcgtgtacaattgggaaaaaaaactgaaattacaaaacaaatgacgTACAACCATAAGTACAGTCAAACTCTTCAAAGGGTACATTTTAACTAATCATGAGGCACATGTAAAAAATGAGAACAGTACATTGTAATATAAAGTGACCTTATTTAATACAAACGCAAAGAAAATTCCCTTTGACTCAAGcagttgaaataaaacaaaagcagaatgcaGACATGGAATGATAGTATGACTCATGGTCTATGTTCCCAACGTGTGCATATAGTTGCAACTGCTCATGCATATTAGATATTCCCCACATTGAGAAATTACAACGTTAACATTGTAAATATTTAAAAAGTACATTTAGTACGTTTAGAAAGTACATTGAGAAATTATAGcattaacattgtgttaaatggccatttatCCTACTTTGGCCTAATCtgaatttttttaatataaaatgggtatatacaagTTGAGGTTCAAATGAGTTTAGTAGTTGGAATTAATCAAAAAAAGAAAGGACTTATGCGACAATAGTATGTCTCAATTtttaaaaaatgcaatacaacaatggcaaagaaaattgcaaagtatgtcaagcaaacaataacaacttacgAGTGCGATTGAAGCTATTTCTATTCCCAGGAAAAGCTGCAACTCCATTTTTGCACGAGCCtcgaataattcataaattttttcaTCACTTAAACCTGGGCTGGGTTTCGCTAATACAGACTGCATGAGAAAGTAACGAAAGAGGGAAGtacaatatttcaaaatacatattacacacagcatttaagagtgtatgtaaatcTACTTACATGCACAAGCATGGTAAAAAAGAACCGCTTTGGAGTACCAAgattattttcttcctctttacaatTCAAATATGATGACCAGCAATCAGTTACAACACTCGAAACATGTTCAGACGGCTTTAATGACCACAAATGCATTCGCGTTGCAAAATAAGTCTTGTTCGAACTTGTACGAATATAAGTGCTCACTAGAGCAAAAAATATGACAAATTACTTGTCAGGTGTGAAACACTGAAAATGACATACACAAAATGGTAATTTAGCAAGTACACATTTTAGATTAACTGCAACGACGATTGTTAGTGCCCCGATCCATCGAAAACATAATCAGCCACTTGAAGGTGCACCGTAGTAAGAGGTGTTAACACATTGGTGTCATCTTGGATAGCAGAAAACAACGGATCAAAACGAGATGACTGTTGCTTGTTGCTGGATAGAGGTATATAAGAAGGACTTGCCATGAAATGAACCCTTTTGGTAGCTGAAGAAGATTCACGGCGATCCCGTTTAACCCCTTTAGCTGCAGCTAACCTTGCCTCACTCTCAGCAAAGTCTTTCTCCACCCCTAAATCAAATGAAAATTCACCAGTGACAGGCACAAATGAATTTCTCCACTTAGCACATTGTTCTCTGTGTTTAGCACGAGCAAGTTTTAATTTGTACGCTTTCTCAGCTGCATTTGCTACAGCAATAAACTGTTCATCCTCATCTAGTGTGCTGGATTCCCACGGTGGTGCACACGACACATCTTCGGtaccaccaccatatgtcaaatataCAAATTCAGTTGCCGAATGGGCCTGTTTGACACACTCTTCACCTGGGAAACATTGCAAACCAACCGCGTATTTCTCCTCTAACACAACCATATCTTCCATGACTCTCTTTCTTTGAAGCAGTGTAGTCATCAAACTCTGGACAAGGCACAGTATGAAGGTACATatttagtactatgaaggtacatctttagtactatgaaggtacaaagaaaatatttcaaagtgaatcttgaaaaggaATAGTGAATACTTCGAGAATCAATGGATATACCTCCGGAGACGAGTATGAAATTGGAGATTTTGTATCAGTACTAACATCCTTCGACACTCTCCGTAATTTTTCAACCACTTGTCTACATGGATTAGAAAATCTAATTCTTTCCATCAATCAACCTTTTACACGACCAAGACCAAACTGACCAGCTTCCATCTCCTGCTTTTCCCTTGAGAAAAGTGCAGCAGATGTCCAATTCAAAAGAGTATAGTAATCTCTTTCTACGAATCGTTTTTCATGGACAACACGGTCAATATAAACAAGCTGCAAGTGAAAACAGGATTATGACTGGAAAATGGCAGGTTTTAAAACCATAATAACTAACAATAAATGTAACCCATAAGATTTGTACCattagaaacaggagaggtccaccAAAGTGATTCTTCTTTCCCTTCTTGACCCAATCCTTTGTGTTATACCGCAAACTCTCCATGACAAATTGACACCAATCAAGCTGACCAATGGCAGACACATTCCTCGTGATTTTAGTACATGGTGATTGACGAACGGCTTCGATTGTTGCGCATTAACAAAGACACAAACAAGCACCacaaaattaatcttaaattgatctttgtaatcatcatgacaaataatatgctctgcaagggtcttgatatccacttgaccatcaacatgaaattgagctttccaatgcgcgtaaaacgcatcacattctGCATCTTCATCACTACAGCATGAAAGTAAAACAGGT
Protein-coding sequences here:
- the LOC141618387 gene encoding uncharacterized protein LOC141618387; translated protein: MHLWSLKPSEHVSSVVTDCWSSYLNCKEEENNLGTPKRFFFTMLVHSVLAKPSPGLSDEKIYELFEARAKMELQLFLGIEIASIALFFFPIVHEKHFFLYVVDLVRKCFVILDNSLSDEDAIKKYGVSPLLTIDAFGRFLGENPKTSDSSNIVLAMDPIVAKLSWRNNYNVDDCGIYTMRHMETFMGLISWKCGLMKNDRSVLKVLRYKYLCTLLMFEHNDCHETVADHAKKAHFSKASDYI